A window of Pseudodesulfovibrio hydrargyri contains these coding sequences:
- a CDS encoding potassium transporter Kup: MEHTDNPTGKRLAGLSLAALGVVFGDIGTSPLYALRECFHGDYGIAVTPENVLGVLSLIFWALMLIVSFKYLTMVLRADHDGEGGVLALTTLVKPRRERMTRGAWVLVILGLFAACLLYGDGMITPAISVLSAVEGLGHITPLFDPYILHITLIILISLFLLQRHGTAKVGTLFGPVILVWMASLALIGLHQVVKNPSVFAAILPWHGLHFLIANKVHGFVVLGAVFLVATGAEAIYADLGHFGRKPIRLTWFLVALPALLLNYFGQGAHLLSAPQDAFHPFYAIVPRWAIIPMVVLATMATIVASQAVITGAFSLTSQAVQLGYLPRLRVTHTSAAHMGQIYVAPVNWLLMVCTVGLVLGFQTSSRLAAAYGVAVTASMLVTATLFYVVMRRRWEWKLPVALGLTVLFFTVDFSFFAANMTKIAHGAWFPLVIALLVLAVMLTWEKGGEILAVRAQGLTRPLDDFLKEITDNPPKRVPGQAVFLTRSHNTVPVAMIQNLRHNKVLHAEVYFLNIRTEQIPRVPNFEKIELERFGSGVLRVIAHFGYMEEPTVAVIFALCRDKGVDVDINAASFFLGREKLTVGDPPAMARWRSSLYLFLARNGMDPAAFFDIPSEQVIEVGARLQI; encoded by the coding sequence GCTCATCGTGTCCTTCAAGTACCTGACCATGGTGCTGCGCGCCGATCACGACGGCGAGGGCGGCGTGCTCGCCCTGACCACCCTGGTCAAGCCGCGCCGGGAGCGCATGACCAGGGGGGCCTGGGTGCTGGTCATCCTCGGCCTGTTCGCGGCCTGCCTGCTGTACGGCGACGGCATGATCACCCCGGCCATCTCGGTCTTGAGCGCCGTGGAAGGATTGGGGCACATCACGCCCTTGTTCGATCCGTACATCCTGCACATCACCCTGATCATCCTGATCAGCCTGTTCCTGCTGCAACGCCACGGCACGGCCAAGGTCGGCACCCTGTTCGGCCCGGTCATCCTGGTCTGGATGGCCAGCCTGGCCCTGATCGGCCTGCACCAGGTGGTCAAAAACCCCTCGGTGTTCGCGGCCATCCTGCCCTGGCACGGCCTGCATTTCCTGATCGCCAACAAGGTCCACGGGTTCGTGGTTCTGGGCGCGGTCTTCCTGGTGGCCACCGGGGCCGAGGCCATCTACGCGGACCTTGGCCATTTCGGGCGCAAGCCCATCCGGCTGACCTGGTTCCTGGTGGCCCTGCCCGCCCTGCTGCTCAACTATTTCGGCCAGGGCGCGCACCTGCTGTCCGCGCCCCAGGACGCCTTCCACCCGTTCTACGCCATCGTGCCCCGCTGGGCGATCATCCCCATGGTCGTGCTGGCCACCATGGCCACCATCGTTGCCTCCCAGGCGGTCATCACCGGGGCCTTTTCCCTGACCTCCCAGGCGGTCCAGCTGGGCTACCTGCCCAGGCTGCGCGTGACCCACACCTCGGCCGCGCACATGGGCCAGATCTACGTGGCCCCGGTCAACTGGCTGCTGATGGTCTGCACCGTGGGCCTGGTCCTGGGCTTTCAGACCTCGAGCAGGCTGGCCGCGGCCTACGGCGTGGCCGTGACCGCGAGCATGCTGGTCACCGCCACCCTGTTCTACGTGGTCATGCGCAGGCGCTGGGAGTGGAAGCTGCCGGTGGCCCTGGGGCTGACGGTCCTGTTCTTCACCGTGGACTTCTCGTTCTTTGCCGCGAACATGACCAAGATCGCGCACGGGGCGTGGTTCCCGCTGGTCATCGCCCTGCTGGTCCTGGCCGTGATGCTCACCTGGGAGAAGGGCGGCGAGATCCTGGCCGTGCGCGCCCAGGGGCTGACTCGGCCCCTGGACGACTTCCTCAAGGAGATCACCGACAATCCGCCCAAGCGCGTGCCGGGCCAGGCCGTGTTCCTGACCCGCAGCCACAACACCGTGCCCGTGGCCATGATCCAGAACCTGCGCCACAACAAGGTCCTGCACGCCGAGGTCTACTTCCTGAACATCCGCACAGAGCAGATCCCCCGCGTGCCCAACTTCGAGAAGATCGAGCTGGAGCGTTTCGGCTCGGGTGTGCTTCGGGTCATCGCCCACTTCGGCTACATGGAGGAGCCCACCGTGGCCGTGATCTTCGCCCTGTGCCGGGACAAGGGCGTGGACGTGGACATCAACGCGGCCAGCTTCTTCCTGGGCCGCGAAAAACTGACCGTGGGCGATCCCCCGGCCATGGCCCGCTGGCGCTCCAGCCTCTACCTCTTCCTGGCCAGGAACGGCATGGACCCGGCCGCCTTCTTCGACATCCCATCCGAGCAGGTCATCGAAGTCGGGGCCAGGTTGCAGATCTAG